Proteins encoded together in one Planctopirus ephydatiae window:
- a CDS encoding DUF1501 domain-containing protein — translation MLSLTDDQYARTAMGLTRRDFLQVGSLGAGGFTLADLISMEAISTSDRVASGIEPRQGSDRRSVIMICNLGAPSQLDTFDPKPGAPREIRGPFSIIQTASPEIFLTEILPQHAAIAEKFSIIRSCYHTAPALHDVGWQYLQTGRYSTGSWQSPHVGSVASYLKEKRAGVPPFVVLPARRDAGRDPRADQQTRGFLGKAYDPLVLNDDPSLPHFSGAERNTSPSLVTAKLDRRQKLRSVVESSLSQFEKSESATQLGSHGEVASRLISSPEARSAFDLASEPDAVRDQYGRSRFGQSCLLARRLIEAGVRFVTINTFLNIDTEITWDVHGTHPFASVEGMKNLIAPMYDQGYAALIRDLEERGMLSDTLVCNLAEFGRTPLINAAGGRDHWTKCWSVGFAGGGVQGGRVVGKSDALGGSPIERPVSPPEILATIYHSLGIDIEHPLPGPDGSSSPLVDAQAQPVMELFT, via the coding sequence ATGCTTTCCTTAACGGACGATCAATACGCCCGGACCGCAATGGGATTAACCCGCCGCGACTTTCTCCAGGTGGGATCTCTCGGGGCTGGAGGTTTTACCCTCGCTGATCTGATCTCAATGGAAGCCATATCCACCAGCGACCGAGTTGCTTCTGGAATTGAACCTCGTCAAGGAAGTGATCGCCGATCCGTGATCATGATTTGCAACCTCGGTGCTCCCAGTCAGTTGGATACCTTCGATCCAAAACCAGGGGCACCACGCGAAATTCGCGGCCCATTTTCCATAATCCAGACTGCTTCTCCCGAGATCTTTCTGACAGAGATTCTGCCCCAGCATGCCGCGATTGCAGAGAAGTTTTCGATCATCCGCAGTTGTTATCACACCGCACCTGCCTTGCACGATGTCGGTTGGCAATATCTCCAAACCGGACGATATTCAACAGGTAGTTGGCAGTCGCCACATGTCGGGAGTGTGGCAAGCTACCTGAAGGAAAAGCGGGCTGGTGTGCCACCATTTGTCGTACTTCCCGCAAGAAGGGATGCTGGTCGAGATCCTCGTGCTGATCAACAAACTCGTGGCTTTTTAGGCAAAGCTTATGATCCATTGGTCTTGAATGATGACCCTTCACTTCCCCATTTCAGCGGAGCAGAGAGGAACACTTCACCTTCACTGGTAACTGCGAAGCTGGATCGTCGCCAGAAGCTGCGTTCCGTGGTGGAAAGTTCGCTTTCCCAGTTTGAAAAGAGTGAATCGGCCACTCAGTTGGGCAGTCATGGTGAAGTGGCTTCTCGATTGATCAGCAGTCCGGAAGCTCGATCCGCATTTGATCTGGCCAGTGAGCCAGACGCGGTGCGAGACCAATATGGCCGAAGTCGATTCGGTCAGTCGTGCCTGCTCGCCCGTCGCTTGATTGAAGCGGGAGTACGCTTCGTCACCATCAATACATTTTTGAATATCGACACCGAAATCACGTGGGATGTACACGGCACACACCCGTTTGCCTCAGTCGAGGGGATGAAGAATCTGATCGCTCCCATGTATGATCAAGGCTATGCGGCTCTGATTCGAGATCTCGAAGAACGGGGCATGCTCAGTGACACTCTGGTTTGCAATCTGGCTGAGTTTGGCCGAACGCCTCTCATCAATGCTGCTGGCGGGCGAGATCATTGGACGAAGTGCTGGAGCGTGGGCTTTGCCGGTGGTGGAGTGCAGGGTGGAAGGGTTGTTGGAAAAAGCGATGCATTGGGCGGGTCTCCCATCGAAAGGCCCGTCTCACCGCCAGAAATTCTCGCGACGATTTACCATAGTCTGGGAATTGATATTGAGCATCCACTTCCAGGGCCAGATGGATCCTCGTCTCCTCTGGTCGATGCCCAGGCCCAACCTGTGATGGAACTTTTCACTTGA
- a CDS encoding WD40 repeat domain-containing protein, whose amino-acid sequence MTHQRWLLWLIAGFGVMLCALETQAQDLPTIKLKSVKTVKLDGPAYSVAAHPHQPWIAVGLDKSILLTHLDGSKLHTWNWPAGQVRGISFSPDGSTLAAGSYQSVQLLKVNAGTDGNPTLEPLKTLPGHRGYVLDLAWSPDGKRLATACDDEAARVFLVETAQRQFMLIDHGFPVTSVAWSPSGEWLATSAGDETRAFKAGEVFLREATTGEVLHKLTGFERPVLAIQFTPQSDFLICGGLDEKCFVFQTKDGQPLGFYGGHARPVRRIVTATSQTPRLPIAITGSGGRFAGKNETHIWTVDSGDQLALDESHTSQITGVALSPSANRMITVGRDQTAQISDVQGLQAQPGLSVSTLTVPKPNQSPEAKWPPPPAIPCP is encoded by the coding sequence ATGACCCATCAACGCTGGCTGCTTTGGCTCATTGCCGGATTCGGTGTGATGCTCTGCGCCCTCGAAACGCAGGCTCAGGATCTCCCCACGATCAAGCTGAAGTCGGTCAAAACGGTAAAACTTGATGGGCCAGCCTATTCTGTCGCAGCACATCCACACCAGCCGTGGATTGCAGTGGGACTCGATAAATCGATCCTGCTGACCCATCTGGACGGTTCCAAACTTCACACTTGGAACTGGCCCGCAGGTCAAGTGCGTGGAATCTCGTTTTCACCCGATGGATCGACGCTGGCGGCTGGAAGTTACCAATCCGTACAGCTATTGAAAGTTAACGCAGGGACAGATGGAAACCCTACTCTGGAACCGCTGAAAACACTTCCCGGCCACCGTGGTTATGTGCTGGATCTGGCATGGAGTCCGGATGGAAAACGACTGGCGACGGCCTGTGACGATGAAGCGGCCCGAGTCTTTCTGGTGGAAACGGCCCAGCGCCAGTTCATGCTGATTGATCACGGTTTCCCGGTCACCAGCGTGGCCTGGTCTCCCTCTGGTGAATGGTTGGCGACATCGGCAGGCGATGAGACTCGAGCCTTCAAAGCTGGCGAAGTGTTTCTTCGAGAAGCGACCACTGGTGAGGTACTTCACAAGCTGACGGGATTTGAACGCCCTGTTCTGGCGATTCAATTCACACCTCAAAGTGATTTCCTGATTTGCGGTGGTCTCGATGAGAAGTGTTTTGTCTTTCAGACCAAAGACGGACAGCCATTAGGCTTTTATGGTGGCCATGCCCGACCAGTTCGAAGAATTGTCACCGCGACCAGTCAAACTCCCCGGCTCCCTATTGCCATTACAGGTTCAGGGGGGCGATTTGCTGGTAAGAACGAAACCCACATCTGGACTGTCGATTCCGGCGATCAACTGGCCCTTGATGAATCCCACACTTCCCAGATTACGGGAGTGGCACTGAGTCCATCCGCCAATCGAATGATCACTGTTGGTCGAGATCAAACAGCACAAATCTCTGATGTGCAAGGGCTTCAGGCACAGCCCGGACTCTCGGTTTCCACGTTAACTGTTCCCAAGCCAAACCAGTCACCCGAAGCGAAATGGCCACCTCCACCTGCAATTCCGTGTCCTTGA
- the dnaE gene encoding DNA polymerase III subunit alpha produces MTSSRPFAHLHCHSQFSLLDGATRLDGLINKVKASGMNSVAITDHGNLYGALDFYLMAKGAGVNPILGMEAYIAPGSRLEKSGASRMKEASYHLTLLAMNRVGFQNLVKLSSKAFIEGFYYKPRIDKEILEAHSEGLICLSGCAAGELSQLLLGERFEDAEKLCHWYSKTFGDRFFMEIQNAGYQIQRDCLERTVDLAKKMGLPLVATNDAHYLNTEDAAVQDVLLCVNTKSERSDPKRMKMEGNQLFVRTPEEMYAAFEGFEDAVAMSQQIADRVDIDLDLKTRHFPVFTTPDDKRDIDYLRELCEEGLKWRYGEENIRQEHRDRLAFELSVIEKMGYPSYFLIVWDFVRFAIEKGIPASARGSACGALVAYVLGLSHVCPIKYDLLFERFLDPSRTEPPDIDIDFCRDRRQDVIDYTKAKYGEANVSQIGTFGTLKAKAAIRDVGRVLAVPLKRVDEIAKLVPEELGIELKEALEKSSDLKAAYDTDPQIRELFDYAIQLEGLARSAGTHAAGVVVSDRPISDYVPLQTISGKTDLVTQWEGPTVEKAGLLKMDFLGLRNLTILDKAVKNVALHRGVTIDPVKLPLDDKETYALLQRGETKGIFQLESGGMRDLLTKMKPDSFNDIIATSALYRPGPLEGGMVMTYVEVKHRRAPLPRVHPIMDAILDETYGVMVYQEQVMRILNRLGGIDLPQSYQCIKAISKKKLETIAKYKAQFVEGSQKNGLPEAKAIELFEMIEKFAGYGFNKSHSTAYAAVAYQTAFLKAHYPAEFMAALLSCEMEDTDRINEHIDDCRRMNIEIVPPDINHCDVEFTVRGLRQVAFGLGAIKGVGEATTQAIVEARQLKGPFTSIFDLCERVDAKSLSKGSLEILVKAGALDSISPKRAAHFACIERAVQAAQSLQKDKARGQKNLFGGDEADSLPGESTSSATLPDVPDWSHREKLAYEREVLGFYLTSHPLTEQAETIGRYTSHQAMQLAELEDGVEVMLGGMVSSIKKATTKKPSRNGHSRYVNFDLEDPTGVVRCIMWPEQYAVAGEKVVADEIRFVKGKVDKRSREPNVVIDQIWTMAEVERDFTKALAIKFQRGIHDAAVIQRVKDLLGKYPGKSEVIIVVDTIDEADPDQRLRYTALKPLPIKVSCNQDLREGLNDALGAGSVSLVAERRGVSRSGSLGR; encoded by the coding sequence ATGACTTCATCTCGCCCCTTCGCACATCTGCATTGTCACTCACAGTTCAGCCTGCTGGATGGTGCGACGAGACTCGATGGTCTGATCAACAAAGTTAAAGCTTCGGGGATGAACTCCGTCGCGATTACCGATCATGGGAATCTGTATGGCGCGCTCGACTTCTATCTGATGGCCAAAGGGGCCGGCGTTAACCCTATCCTGGGGATGGAGGCCTACATCGCTCCTGGCTCAAGGCTGGAAAAATCGGGTGCTTCCAGAATGAAAGAGGCAAGTTATCACCTGACATTACTCGCCATGAACCGAGTCGGTTTTCAGAATCTCGTCAAGCTGTCCTCGAAAGCGTTTATTGAGGGCTTTTACTACAAGCCCCGCATCGATAAAGAAATTCTGGAAGCTCACAGCGAAGGATTGATCTGTCTTTCCGGTTGTGCTGCTGGGGAACTTTCACAGTTGTTGCTGGGCGAACGATTCGAAGATGCGGAGAAGCTTTGCCACTGGTATTCGAAGACGTTTGGCGACCGGTTCTTTATGGAGATTCAGAACGCGGGGTATCAGATCCAGCGGGATTGTCTCGAACGGACGGTCGATCTGGCGAAGAAAATGGGCTTACCACTCGTCGCCACCAATGACGCCCACTATCTGAATACTGAAGATGCTGCTGTTCAGGATGTCCTGCTGTGCGTGAATACGAAGTCGGAACGCAGCGACCCGAAGCGTATGAAGATGGAAGGGAACCAACTCTTCGTTCGCACACCCGAAGAAATGTACGCCGCTTTTGAAGGATTCGAAGATGCCGTAGCCATGTCACAGCAGATTGCCGACAGGGTGGATATTGATCTCGACCTCAAAACAAGACATTTTCCTGTTTTTACAACTCCCGACGATAAGCGGGATATCGACTACCTGCGCGAGCTGTGCGAAGAAGGCCTCAAGTGGCGGTATGGCGAAGAAAACATTCGCCAGGAGCATCGCGATCGACTCGCTTTCGAGCTGAGTGTGATCGAAAAGATGGGCTATCCCAGCTACTTCCTGATTGTGTGGGACTTTGTTCGATTTGCTATCGAGAAAGGGATTCCCGCCAGTGCGAGAGGTTCGGCCTGTGGTGCTCTCGTCGCTTATGTGTTAGGGCTGAGCCATGTCTGCCCCATCAAATACGATCTGCTCTTCGAACGCTTTCTTGATCCCAGTCGTACTGAGCCGCCTGATATCGATATCGACTTCTGCCGTGATCGAAGGCAGGACGTGATCGATTACACCAAGGCCAAATACGGCGAAGCCAACGTTTCGCAGATTGGCACCTTTGGAACATTGAAGGCCAAGGCCGCGATTCGCGATGTCGGCCGGGTGTTGGCAGTCCCCCTGAAGCGTGTGGATGAAATTGCCAAACTCGTCCCCGAAGAATTGGGCATTGAGTTAAAAGAGGCGCTAGAGAAAAGCAGTGATCTGAAAGCGGCCTACGATACAGACCCGCAGATCCGCGAGTTGTTTGATTACGCTATTCAACTCGAAGGTCTGGCCCGCAGTGCGGGCACTCATGCTGCGGGAGTGGTGGTTTCTGATCGCCCCATTTCTGACTACGTGCCACTGCAGACAATCAGTGGCAAGACAGACCTTGTCACGCAATGGGAAGGGCCCACAGTCGAGAAGGCCGGTCTTCTCAAAATGGACTTTCTCGGCCTGCGAAATCTCACGATTCTTGATAAGGCCGTCAAGAACGTTGCTCTTCATCGGGGAGTCACCATCGACCCCGTGAAGTTGCCACTCGATGACAAGGAGACTTATGCGCTTCTGCAGCGTGGCGAAACGAAGGGGATCTTTCAGCTCGAATCGGGCGGCATGCGCGACCTGCTGACCAAGATGAAGCCCGATAGCTTTAATGACATCATTGCGACATCGGCACTTTATCGCCCCGGGCCACTGGAAGGTGGCATGGTGATGACCTATGTCGAGGTGAAGCATAGACGGGCACCGCTGCCGCGAGTTCATCCCATCATGGATGCGATCCTGGATGAAACGTACGGCGTCATGGTCTACCAGGAACAGGTGATGCGAATTCTGAATCGGCTGGGCGGCATCGATCTGCCTCAGTCGTATCAGTGCATCAAAGCGATCAGTAAGAAAAAACTCGAAACAATTGCCAAGTATAAAGCCCAATTTGTGGAGGGGTCGCAAAAGAACGGCTTGCCGGAGGCGAAAGCCATCGAGCTGTTCGAAATGATCGAGAAGTTCGCCGGTTATGGCTTCAACAAATCTCACAGCACGGCCTATGCCGCAGTAGCCTACCAGACTGCATTTTTGAAGGCGCATTATCCCGCAGAGTTCATGGCAGCGCTTCTTTCGTGCGAAATGGAAGACACCGACAGGATTAACGAGCATATTGATGATTGCCGGCGGATGAACATTGAGATTGTGCCGCCCGACATCAATCACTGCGATGTCGAATTTACGGTTCGCGGGCTACGTCAGGTGGCCTTTGGATTAGGGGCTATCAAAGGTGTCGGTGAGGCAACCACGCAGGCAATTGTCGAAGCTCGACAGTTGAAAGGCCCTTTCACCAGCATTTTTGATCTGTGTGAACGTGTCGATGCCAAGAGCCTGTCGAAGGGTTCATTGGAAATTCTCGTAAAGGCTGGGGCACTTGATAGTATCTCGCCGAAACGCGCTGCCCATTTCGCGTGTATTGAGCGGGCTGTGCAGGCGGCACAGTCGCTACAGAAAGACAAAGCCCGGGGGCAGAAGAATCTGTTTGGCGGTGATGAAGCAGACTCTCTGCCAGGCGAAAGCACTTCGTCGGCCACTTTGCCCGATGTCCCCGACTGGTCGCATCGCGAAAAACTGGCTTATGAGCGAGAAGTTTTGGGATTTTATCTCACCTCTCATCCACTCACCGAGCAGGCTGAAACCATTGGCCGGTACACGTCTCATCAGGCAATGCAGCTGGCTGAACTCGAGGATGGTGTCGAGGTGATGCTGGGAGGGATGGTGTCCTCCATCAAGAAGGCCACCACAAAGAAGCCCAGCCGTAACGGGCACAGCCGGTATGTGAACTTCGATCTGGAAGATCCGACCGGTGTGGTGCGGTGCATTATGTGGCCTGAGCAGTATGCTGTGGCGGGCGAAAAAGTCGTTGCGGATGAGATCCGTTTCGTCAAGGGAAAGGTCGATAAGCGGAGCCGTGAGCCGAACGTGGTGATTGACCAGATCTGGACGATGGCGGAAGTCGAGCGGGATTTCACTAAGGCCCTGGCCATCAAGTTCCAGCGGGGGATTCACGATGCAGCTGTGATTCAGCGAGTCAAAGATCTCCTGGGCAAATATCCG
- a CDS encoding J domain-containing protein encodes MRNRYPFHRSPFEILNVSVEVAENDLKLAFRQRAKFFHPDRNPDPKAADQLIEVIAAFEALNDPNERAYYRARFHPHLANPIDFAETFAKWPTWETDSYERNETDEPSEDYTHRSSNRYSKDWKKTASGSQRSTCDQSSPETRSRTFELDEYLRVVLTEITGTSDKSLGDEFFGWLTTMACSILLLIYGIFAITDVRWSLQAKELNVQSQALPEKNFELNPVDEVAAGHRPPDASEEFRYRSYKFWFIMLIGLILAIFPASLGVGLINLIRWLTYCYRRESRKFRWRSFNDSIGLNTARLVGTVIIAVMPNSFPHWCF; translated from the coding sequence ATGCGAAATCGTTATCCATTTCACCGGAGTCCTTTTGAGATACTCAACGTCTCTGTCGAGGTCGCCGAAAATGATCTCAAGCTCGCCTTCCGTCAGCGTGCGAAGTTTTTCCATCCCGACAGAAATCCCGATCCAAAAGCTGCTGATCAACTCATCGAGGTCATTGCAGCCTTCGAGGCTCTGAATGATCCTAATGAAAGAGCCTACTATCGCGCCAGGTTTCATCCACACCTGGCCAACCCTATAGATTTCGCTGAAACTTTCGCGAAATGGCCAACATGGGAGACTGATAGTTACGAACGCAATGAGACAGATGAACCCTCCGAAGACTACACACATCGTTCTTCCAATCGGTACTCAAAAGATTGGAAAAAGACCGCTAGCGGTTCCCAACGATCAACTTGCGATCAATCATCCCCAGAGACAAGAAGTCGAACGTTCGAACTCGATGAGTATCTTCGAGTCGTCCTCACCGAGATCACGGGCACAAGTGATAAGAGCTTGGGAGACGAGTTCTTTGGCTGGTTAACAACTATGGCCTGCTCGATCCTCCTATTGATCTATGGAATCTTTGCTATAACTGATGTGCGATGGTCTCTTCAGGCCAAAGAGTTGAATGTCCAAAGCCAGGCATTGCCAGAGAAGAACTTTGAACTCAATCCAGTCGATGAAGTTGCTGCCGGTCATAGGCCTCCAGATGCATCAGAAGAATTTCGCTACCGGAGTTACAAGTTCTGGTTCATCATGCTGATTGGGTTAATCCTTGCGATTTTTCCCGCATCGCTCGGAGTTGGTCTCATCAATCTGATCAGGTGGCTGACTTACTGTTACCGTCGCGAGTCGAGAAAGTTTCGCTGGAGAAGCTTCAATGACTCAATAGGTTTGAATACCGCAAGACTCGTTGGCACGGTAATTATTGCTGTTATGCCAAACTCATTTCCTCATTGGTGCTTTTAG
- a CDS encoding amidophosphoribosyltransferase, with the protein MAELHHECGVAAIYHLPGLVESPLAPRQGASHTSWHMPRLLLEIQNRGQLAAGMTSYDPESAQILETHKDVGTVSEVFDIQHQDRYLPLMQRLKGPAAIGHVRYATCGKEDRCYAHPFERTHIEKNKWFSFAFNGQIANYTQLMEEIQAKREFHLARQTDTEILMHLISQQLSGDRRPSLVELLTELSKKLDGAYNIVFLNALGEMFVARDPLGLRPLCYAIEGPMFAAASESVALSNLGFRNENIHTLAPGHAVIIQNNQIEVKKFAESPKTAHCFFEWIYFANVASTLDERSVYLSRKALGEELAALEDIERGDDLIVVPVPDTSKAAADAMAYKLGVPSLEGLIRNRYIGRTFIEGKDRADKARLKYTPLREVLEGKRVLLVEDTIVRSTTMQVLISQLRERGGAREVHVRVACPPIVAPCFYGIDMSSISELFAPRFIQSNAELTTEVQAEMARVLGADSLRYLPLPAIARSLGMSESKLCRGCLTGEYPTPMGEQLYQLAVDDAAKKRQGIHVAPRRTYEQAQVVACSTN; encoded by the coding sequence ATGGCGGAATTGCATCACGAGTGCGGTGTAGCGGCGATCTACCACTTGCCTGGATTGGTGGAGAGCCCGCTGGCACCGCGACAGGGAGCAAGTCATACCTCGTGGCATATGCCGCGACTTTTGCTGGAGATTCAAAACCGAGGGCAACTGGCCGCCGGGATGACGTCGTACGATCCCGAAAGTGCCCAGATTCTGGAAACCCACAAAGATGTGGGGACGGTCTCTGAGGTTTTTGACATTCAGCATCAGGATCGATATCTCCCCTTGATGCAAAGGCTCAAGGGGCCAGCAGCCATCGGGCATGTTCGTTATGCGACTTGTGGCAAAGAAGACCGCTGCTATGCCCATCCTTTTGAACGGACGCATATCGAGAAGAACAAGTGGTTTTCGTTTGCCTTCAATGGGCAGATTGCCAACTACACGCAGTTGATGGAAGAGATTCAGGCCAAGCGGGAGTTTCATCTCGCCCGACAGACCGATACTGAAATTCTGATGCACCTGATTTCACAGCAGCTTTCCGGTGACCGCCGCCCCTCGCTGGTCGAGCTGTTGACTGAACTCTCCAAAAAGCTGGATGGGGCTTACAATATCGTCTTTCTGAATGCACTGGGTGAAATGTTTGTCGCCCGTGATCCACTGGGGCTGCGGCCACTCTGCTACGCCATTGAAGGGCCCATGTTCGCCGCCGCCAGTGAAAGTGTGGCCTTGTCGAATCTTGGCTTTCGCAATGAGAACATTCACACGCTGGCCCCTGGGCATGCTGTCATTATTCAGAACAATCAGATCGAAGTGAAAAAATTTGCCGAATCACCCAAGACGGCGCATTGCTTCTTCGAGTGGATCTATTTTGCCAACGTGGCCAGTACGCTCGATGAGCGTAGCGTTTATCTTTCGCGAAAAGCTCTCGGCGAAGAACTTGCTGCCCTCGAAGATATTGAGCGTGGCGATGACCTGATCGTGGTTCCTGTTCCCGATACTTCGAAAGCTGCTGCCGACGCAATGGCCTACAAACTGGGTGTGCCCAGTCTCGAAGGGCTGATTCGTAATCGATATATCGGTCGGACGTTTATTGAAGGCAAAGACCGCGCCGATAAAGCCCGGCTCAAGTACACGCCTCTTCGTGAAGTTCTCGAGGGAAAGCGGGTGCTCTTGGTCGAAGATACCATTGTTCGCTCCACGACAATGCAGGTGCTGATCTCGCAGTTACGCGAGCGTGGTGGTGCCAGGGAAGTTCATGTCCGCGTCGCCTGCCCGCCGATTGTGGCGCCTTGTTTCTACGGGATCGATATGTCATCGATCAGTGAGCTGTTTGCACCTCGATTCATTCAGTCGAATGCCGAACTGACGACAGAAGTTCAGGCAGAGATGGCTCGCGTGCTGGGTGCAGACTCTTTGCGATATCTGCCGTTGCCTGCCATTGCTCGCAGCCTCGGGATGTCCGAAAGCAAACTGTGCAGGGGCTGTTTGACAGGCGAGTATCCCACGCCGATGGGTGAGCAGCTCTATCAACTGGCTGTGGATGATGCCGCCAAGAAGCGACAGGGAATCCACGTCGCCCCTCGCAGAACTTACGAGCAGGCCCAGGTTGTCGCTTGTTCGACCAATTAG